One window from the genome of Paenibacillus azoreducens encodes:
- a CDS encoding S-layer homology domain-containing protein: MNRSKGIKRKVSIIMLSGMILMAGSPTALIASADTEPQILVNAPLGNGTEVQDQVQDQVQDQVQEPSSVRLQHTPAASIPAQKNYTVTASVYGGGQPVTGQIRFSVDGKEYAPVMLHPEGQQPDTYTGDIPGEMLSGHELNYMIEIMDAEANIVQSASYSVLIQAEASIPHTAAAQSPVPALLITEMVPDTDNLPGTNTDAYEFVEVYNNSDQDINFKDYVFFYNNKDTWAPEAGADIIIPARQPVVFWIMNGSNNQETTERFNQNFRTNLVEGVNLFRIAGGQGMANGSPRTLAIKTKNGETVISAAYEPQHVKPNQGIFFKHPAAGGNAMLVMDSSGQLAATPGTIDPDQVVPAVVEEGKQTEINHTPAASIDVKDYDVNAHIVNPGTNSDGSKAPVRLLYKTPSQSRYTVVSMTDSGNTGDYTAKIPAAALAEPTLQYRIQAGQLDKPYTTQVNMPSFDPSKAPVLLVTELVPNTTNVPGTSTDAFEYIEVYNNSDQPISFKNYKIYYRYPDSGPEDDVEWASANKDFTIPSQQSVVFWIKNSANTSYTTNDFNSFYKTDLIPEKTLQTIQSDGMSNSGRRAVVIKTNTGKEISAAYYNADQMYEGGTKSDETKEDKAIVYSYPVNGSTVMIKAGSGSAGPTPGTVAPAQVPAEPVHIAADTVPPTVKDVTDVTEMDQSKGLEIKADAKDDHEVTSVEVYVRSDKQPEFTGHRLTEDYNDMMYHYKLTSADLIGRKYIEYYFVVSDGINETKSNTAKVAITGGMSDAPLRLNVKDNDILKGTHTIKGTSETAGTGVNLSIDGNNLPDSSTGAGLEHDAYFVFDAVNVDYYFKNAVTMGPPELEEKTILHTFMDPISTYTTLSFPISAERFNAGDNVIYIRAGSKTSPFDKRPEENKDDFEVKNVRLLLADGTEIWDPNYAVKEQQIKIGDSPGKREWIDFHFNLGPEHLKARTYSWDTTQVKDGPHEITVSEGKQIITSRVVVDNTAPVIKPSVEEGKGYRGEFVIDAKIEDESGVDKVTAKLDDKPVELPFKTSSGRMKGGTHKLYIQASDKVGNISERTVNFKIPDENPLPPQLVGPKQGQTNVGTNANLTVKVQDPNDDPMKVTFYKGYKYDGSRTEGFTGYTNTSVTEPPKERVPAGEKALSPEDYKKISAVDGNYLVNDSVDQFPYQRFEVKLDPSVKSTDRVEINWKGKSLAGRKVSLYAWSPANQKWTQLDHVIAGSEDFELNAVVQAGDYANGQTIDVMVQDEIANQLTNSGSKPTPESEDPYDFSFVWMSDTQYYSQSYPQIYQKIVNWIVEQKEKMNIKYVIHTGDVVDKSYQEYEWIEADKDMKVLENANIPYGVLAGNHDVDHQNNDYTKFKEYFGEDRFKNNQVYGGSYDNNRGHYDLVSSNGNDFVIVYMGWGLGDKEIDWMNEIVSKYPERKAILCLHEYMLVSNNRAPIADQIFEKVVKPNKNVIAALSGHYHDAQLKVDRLDDNGDGIPDRNVYQMLADYQGAPEGGLGYIRLMQFDMKNNKLHIKTYSPYLNDYNYYDPETYKDKDEFSLDLGLAGATKRVATDYIGVKVYTDQVIGTRSNVKSGTETSAEWKGLAPDSYNQWYVKAEDGNSGSMLSDVWGFYTGRETGEVRPPEGGGNSGNSGNNGNSGGSSGNGSGGIGGGGTPATNPGTNPGTTKPIPDAGNGRLVVKPGTDGAYHADADVLDKVIASTGNGKVTVELNGKDEQSGGFALYLPAASVKKAKDSNLSMVISAPGLTLALPAASLPEYLIDSDMLLLRIDTTMNDGIRQLLAGSIGNSKEYSHAGLVYTLRMAKVKGKTETEVTSFGAPVTVERVLNPDQQKQLQKEYAGVYLLGRQQVYIGGSFGDNTVTFAAGQPGSYAVLEYRKQFKDVQGIWAEEYITKLASKHLIQGMDEEHYLPNQQVTRADFITLVMRAAGVDLSADSNRQFADVPAGAYYSAAVAQASKLGIIQGSDGKFRPKDPISREEAAVVLAKAGDYLKVKERSGAANANFADMKQVSSWAKEAVSRVNALGLMTGKDNLRFDPQGKVTRAEIAKMAYGLISHF; this comes from the coding sequence TTGAACAGGAGTAAAGGAATCAAACGGAAGGTGTCGATCATCATGCTGAGCGGCATGATACTGATGGCAGGGAGCCCCACAGCGCTCATTGCTTCAGCCGATACGGAACCGCAAATATTGGTGAATGCGCCGCTCGGGAACGGAACGGAGGTTCAGGATCAAGTTCAGGATCAAGTTCAGGATCAAGTTCAGGAGCCAAGCAGCGTTCGGTTGCAGCATACGCCGGCCGCATCGATTCCGGCTCAGAAGAATTACACGGTTACCGCAAGCGTATACGGCGGCGGACAACCTGTGACCGGACAAATCCGGTTTTCGGTGGACGGGAAAGAATATGCCCCGGTCATGCTCCATCCGGAAGGACAACAGCCAGATACATATACGGGAGATATCCCGGGCGAGATGTTAAGTGGACATGAACTTAACTACATGATCGAAATCATGGATGCGGAAGCCAATATCGTTCAGTCTGCTTCCTATTCGGTCCTAATCCAAGCGGAAGCGTCCATACCTCATACAGCGGCAGCCCAATCCCCGGTTCCGGCGCTGCTCATTACCGAAATGGTGCCGGATACGGATAATTTGCCGGGAACAAATACGGACGCTTACGAATTTGTTGAGGTGTACAATAACTCCGATCAAGACATCAACTTTAAGGATTATGTTTTCTTTTACAATAACAAAGACACATGGGCGCCTGAAGCGGGGGCGGATATCATTATTCCTGCCCGGCAGCCGGTTGTATTCTGGATCATGAACGGAAGCAATAACCAGGAGACAACGGAGCGGTTTAACCAAAATTTCCGGACCAACCTGGTTGAAGGCGTAAATCTCTTCCGCATCGCAGGCGGTCAGGGTATGGCGAACGGCAGCCCCAGAACGCTTGCGATCAAAACAAAAAACGGTGAGACCGTTATATCGGCTGCTTATGAACCGCAGCATGTCAAACCGAATCAAGGCATCTTTTTTAAGCATCCGGCCGCAGGCGGCAATGCGATGCTCGTCATGGATTCCTCCGGCCAATTGGCGGCAACGCCGGGAACCATTGATCCCGATCAAGTTGTGCCGGCAGTCGTGGAAGAAGGCAAGCAAACTGAAATCAACCACACTCCGGCCGCGAGCATCGATGTCAAAGATTATGATGTGAATGCCCATATCGTCAATCCGGGCACGAATTCCGACGGTTCCAAAGCACCCGTCAGGCTGCTTTATAAAACTCCGTCGCAATCCAGGTACACGGTCGTTTCGATGACGGACTCCGGAAATACGGGAGACTACACGGCGAAGATTCCTGCAGCAGCCCTTGCCGAGCCGACGCTGCAATACCGAATTCAAGCCGGGCAGTTGGACAAGCCATATACAACGCAAGTTAACATGCCGTCATTTGACCCTTCCAAAGCACCCGTGCTGCTTGTCACCGAATTGGTTCCCAATACGACGAACGTTCCGGGAACATCGACGGATGCTTTTGAATATATCGAGGTGTACAACAATTCCGATCAACCGATCTCATTCAAAAATTATAAAATCTACTACCGTTATCCGGACAGCGGCCCTGAAGACGATGTGGAATGGGCTTCCGCCAATAAGGATTTTACCATTCCTTCGCAGCAATCCGTTGTCTTTTGGATTAAGAACAGCGCCAATACTTCATATACGACAAATGATTTCAACAGCTTTTACAAAACCGATCTGATCCCGGAGAAAACCCTGCAAACGATCCAAAGCGACGGCATGTCCAACTCCGGCAGACGGGCTGTAGTCATTAAGACCAATACGGGCAAAGAGATTTCCGCAGCTTATTACAATGCGGACCAGATGTACGAGGGCGGAACAAAAAGCGATGAAACGAAGGAAGACAAAGCAATTGTCTACAGCTATCCGGTAAACGGCAGCACGGTCATGATCAAGGCCGGTTCGGGAAGCGCCGGTCCGACCCCGGGAACCGTTGCTCCCGCACAGGTTCCGGCGGAGCCGGTACATATCGCAGCCGACACCGTACCGCCTACCGTGAAGGATGTAACAGACGTTACGGAGATGGATCAGTCCAAAGGACTGGAGATCAAAGCGGATGCGAAAGACGATCATGAGGTCACTTCCGTTGAGGTGTACGTCCGCTCGGACAAACAGCCTGAGTTTACCGGTCACCGTCTGACAGAAGATTATAACGATATGATGTATCATTACAAACTTACCTCAGCCGATTTGATCGGGCGGAAATACATCGAATACTATTTTGTGGTTTCCGACGGAATCAACGAGACGAAATCCAATACGGCAAAAGTGGCAATTACCGGGGGCATGAGCGATGCTCCGCTCCGTCTCAATGTGAAGGACAACGACATTCTTAAAGGGACTCATACCATTAAAGGTACTTCAGAAACAGCAGGTACAGGCGTGAATTTGAGTATTGACGGAAATAACCTGCCTGATAGCAGCACAGGTGCCGGTCTTGAACATGATGCTTATTTTGTTTTTGATGCGGTAAACGTTGACTATTATTTTAAAAATGCAGTGACGATGGGACCTCCGGAGCTGGAGGAAAAGACGATTTTGCATACCTTTATGGATCCGATTTCGACGTATACGACATTATCTTTCCCGATCAGCGCGGAGCGGTTTAACGCAGGCGATAATGTGATTTACATTCGCGCAGGCTCGAAAACATCGCCATTTGACAAACGTCCGGAAGAAAACAAAGATGATTTCGAGGTTAAAAACGTAAGATTGCTGCTTGCCGACGGCACCGAAATTTGGGATCCGAATTATGCCGTCAAAGAACAGCAAATCAAGATCGGCGATTCACCAGGCAAAAGGGAATGGATTGATTTTCATTTCAATTTGGGACCGGAGCATTTAAAGGCCAGAACCTATTCCTGGGATACGACGCAAGTGAAAGATGGCCCGCATGAGATAACCGTCTCTGAAGGAAAGCAGATAATTACTTCCCGTGTCGTTGTCGACAACACCGCGCCGGTGATCAAACCATCCGTAGAGGAAGGGAAAGGATATCGCGGCGAGTTCGTCATCGATGCAAAAATAGAAGACGAATCCGGCGTTGATAAAGTTACGGCGAAGTTGGACGACAAACCTGTTGAGCTGCCGTTTAAAACCTCATCCGGCCGAATGAAAGGCGGAACCCATAAGCTGTACATTCAGGCATCGGACAAGGTTGGAAACATTTCCGAAAGAACAGTCAATTTCAAAATTCCGGATGAGAACCCGCTTCCGCCGCAGCTGGTCGGACCGAAGCAGGGGCAAACCAATGTCGGTACAAATGCGAACCTGACGGTTAAGGTTCAAGATCCGAATGATGATCCGATGAAGGTTACCTTCTACAAAGGTTATAAGTATGATGGCAGCCGTACGGAAGGATTTACGGGATATACGAATACATCCGTGACCGAACCTCCGAAAGAACGCGTACCTGCGGGAGAGAAAGCTCTGAGTCCGGAGGATTACAAAAAAATTAGCGCTGTAGACGGAAATTATCTCGTTAACGATTCTGTGGATCAATTTCCTTACCAGCGTTTTGAAGTGAAACTCGACCCTTCCGTGAAAAGCACGGACCGTGTTGAAATCAATTGGAAGGGTAAATCGCTTGCGGGCCGTAAAGTCAGCTTATACGCATGGAGCCCGGCCAATCAGAAGTGGACACAGCTGGATCATGTCATTGCAGGTTCTGAAGACTTTGAACTGAATGCCGTCGTCCAAGCCGGGGATTATGCAAACGGCCAGACCATCGACGTGATGGTTCAAGACGAAATCGCGAATCAGCTGACTAACAGCGGCAGCAAGCCGACGCCCGAATCTGAGGATCCGTATGACTTCTCTTTTGTGTGGATGTCTGATACCCAGTACTATTCTCAAAGCTATCCGCAAATCTATCAGAAAATCGTAAATTGGATCGTGGAGCAAAAAGAGAAGATGAACATCAAATACGTGATCCATACGGGTGACGTTGTTGATAAATCCTATCAGGAATATGAATGGATCGAAGCCGACAAGGACATGAAGGTTCTCGAAAATGCCAATATTCCGTATGGCGTACTGGCAGGGAACCATGATGTCGATCACCAAAATAATGATTATACGAAGTTCAAGGAATATTTCGGCGAGGATCGTTTCAAAAATAACCAGGTATACGGCGGATCATACGATAACAACCGCGGGCATTACGATCTGGTATCCTCCAACGGCAACGATTTTGTGATTGTGTATATGGGTTGGGGACTCGGCGACAAGGAGATCGACTGGATGAACGAGATCGTCTCCAAATACCCTGAACGGAAAGCCATTCTTTGTTTGCATGAATATATGCTTGTATCGAACAACCGGGCACCGATTGCCGATCAAATCTTTGAAAAAGTGGTCAAGCCGAATAAAAACGTCATTGCTGCTTTGTCAGGCCATTATCATGATGCACAACTGAAAGTGGATCGATTGGACGACAACGGCGACGGCATTCCCGACCGAAATGTATATCAAATGCTGGCTGATTATCAAGGAGCGCCCGAAGGCGGTCTTGGATATATCCGTCTCATGCAGTTTGACATGAAAAACAACAAGCTTCACATCAAGACGTACTCGCCTTATTTGAATGATTACAACTATTACGATCCGGAAACATACAAAGACAAAGACGAATTCAGTCTCGATCTCGGACTTGCGGGGGCGACCAAACGGGTGGCCACAGACTATATCGGAGTCAAAGTATATACGGATCAGGTCATTGGTACCCGGTCCAACGTGAAAAGCGGTACGGAAACTTCTGCCGAATGGAAGGGGCTCGCTCCTGACAGCTATAATCAATGGTACGTCAAGGCTGAAGATGGAAATAGCGGCAGCATGTTATCCGACGTGTGGGGATTTTATACGGGCCGTGAAACCGGTGAAGTGCGTCCGCCTGAAGGTGGAGGCAATTCCGGAAATTCAGGTAATAACGGCAACTCCGGAGGATCAAGCGGAAATGGTAGCGGCGGGATTGGTGGCGGCGGAACTCCGGCAACGAATCCGGGAACAAATCCAGGTACCACAAAGCCGATTCCTGATGCCGGAAATGGGCGATTGGTTGTAAAACCGGGTACAGACGGTGCTTACCATGCGGACGCCGACGTATTGGACAAGGTGATTGCAAGTACCGGCAATGGCAAAGTGACCGTGGAGCTAAACGGGAAAGATGAGCAATCCGGCGGTTTTGCTTTATATCTCCCTGCAGCGTCGGTGAAAAAAGCGAAAGACAGCAACCTCTCGATGGTCATTTCCGCACCTGGCCTAACGCTTGCGCTGCCTGCGGCGTCCCTGCCGGAGTATCTGATCGATTCGGATATGCTGCTGCTGCGGATCGATACAACGATGAATGACGGCATCAGACAGCTGCTTGCCGGCAGCATCGGAAACTCAAAAGAGTATTCGCATGCCGGACTCGTCTATACGCTGCGTATGGCCAAGGTCAAAGGCAAAACCGAAACCGAAGTCACGTCCTTCGGCGCGCCGGTAACGGTAGAAAGAGTTCTGAATCCAGACCAGCAAAAGCAGCTTCAAAAAGAATATGCAGGTGTGTACCTGCTGGGCCGACAGCAAGTATATATTGGAGGAAGCTTCGGCGACAATACGGTAACGTTTGCGGCTGGACAGCCAGGCTCTTACGCCGTGCTTGAGTACCGTAAACAATTTAAGGATGTGCAAGGAATCTGGGCTGAGGAATATATAACGAAGCTTGCGTCGAAACATCTGATTCAGGGCATGGACGAAGAGCATTACCTGCCTAACCAGCAAGTGACCCGGGCGGATTTTATCACCCTTGTCATGCGTGCGGCCGGCGTGGATCTGTCTGCCGATTCTAACCGGCAATTTGCGGATGTGCCGGCAGGCGCTTATTATTCCGCTGCGGTTGCGCAGGCGTCGAAGCTCGGCATCATTCAGGGCAGTGATGGCAAATTCCGTCCTAAGGACCCGATCAGCCGCGAAGAAGCGGCGGTCGTCCTTGCGAAGGCCGGCGATTACTTGAAAGTGAAAGAACGCAGCGGGGCTGCGAATGCAAATTTTGCGGATATGAAGCAGGTGTCCTCTTGGGCCAAGGAAGCTGTAAGCCGCGTAAATGCGCTAGGGCTGATGACCGGAAAAGACAATCTCCGTTTTGATCCGCAGGGCAAAGTCACACGCGCGGAAATCGCCAAAATGGCGTATGGATTAATATCTCATTTTTAA